The Paenibacillus polymyxa M1 DNA segment GGTCGTGCGAATAACCAACACTTTACCCCCTCCGGCAGAAATGTTCGGCTAGTATAAACTACACATTAACGTAATGTTAAAACCGAAATGCCTTTAATTATTATAGCGCTCATCCTGCGCATTTCAATGATTAAGTAAAGAAAATACAGCACAAATGAGGCCAGGACAACGAACAAAGGGTTCGTTTCCTGGCCTATAGCTCGAACATTTAGGACTGCAACGGTGAAGTATCTTTGCGGCGCGGAGGCAGAGGACCCAGATACTGATAGTATTGGCATTCAATTCGGCCGTTAAACAGCTTACGGCGCTTATCGGCTTTGCGGCCCCAATAATGCTCAAATTGCTTGGTGGAGCTGATGGCAAAGAAGGACCAAGTCTTCATTTCGGCTGCCGTGCGTGCAAGTGTACGGATCAGCTTTTCCACCTCGGCTTGCTCGCTCAGTCTTTCGCCGTAAGGTGGATTTGTAATCATCACACCATACTGGCCCTCAAGTCTAACCTTGCTGGCAGGCAGCACCTTTAGTGAGATGTCTTTAGCAAAGCCTGCTGCCTTTACAGCTGCTTCAGCAACTTGTATAGCGCTAGGGTCGATATCGCTACCTGCAATCTCAAAAGGAATGTCATCACGAGTCAGATCCATCGCCTCGTCGCGAGCCTGATTCCATAATTCTCTGCCAATGACAGGCCAGTCTTCCGAGTTAAAGGTACGTCTCAGGCCTGGAGCAATGTTCCAGGCTTGCATAGCAGCTTCGACCAATAAAGTACCGGAACCGCAACATGGGTCATAGAATGGTCGATCCGGGCTCCACCGACTAAGCTGAATAAGAGCGGAAGCCATTGTTTCTTTGAGAGGCGCCTCTGTAACAAGCTTGCGGTAGCCTCGTTTGTGCAGTCCTGGACCAGTTGTGTCCAGCGTTATCAGCGCACGGTCATTCAATAGGATGACCTCAATGACGTAACGAGGACCATCTTCAGCAAACCAGTCTGTATGGTAGGTTTCCTTAAGCTTTTCTACAATCGCCTTCTTGACGATTCCTTGACTGGCTGGTACGCTACTAAGCTGTGATTTGTGTGAACGTCCCTCTACGGGAAATTCACCATCTACAGGAATCCAATCCTGCCAAGGCAATGCTTTGGTACCCTCAAACAGCTCGTCGAAGGTAGTTGCAGCAAATTCGCCCATTTTAATAAGAACGCGGTCAGATGTGCGAAGCCACAGGTTGCATCGGCATATATCCTTATAATCTCCGGAAAAAACGACGCGGCCATTCTCGACGGTCAGATCCGTGTACCCCAGTTCTCTGAGTTCTCGGGCCACAACGGCTTCCAGTCCCATCGGCGCAGTTGCAATTAGTTGCAGTTGAGTCATTAAACGTATTCACTCCGTCTCATAATCATGTAAGCTTGGTTCAATCCCTATAGTATAGGTCATTGTACTCGAAGAGACAAATCGTTAAGGCAAATAATTTACGAAGGACACCGCGTCCAACCTGCGTTATGATAAAGCAAGAAGGAGAGATGAAACGTGGAAATCACACCCAATATGACACCTGAACAATATGTAGACCAGCTGGTACAGGAGGATGAAGCGCTGCGCAGCATTAGGGAG contains these protein-coding regions:
- a CDS encoding THUMP domain-containing class I SAM-dependent RNA methyltransferase, translated to MTQLQLIATAPMGLEAVVARELRELGYTDLTVENGRVVFSGDYKDICRCNLWLRTSDRVLIKMGEFAATTFDELFEGTKALPWQDWIPVDGEFPVEGRSHKSQLSSVPASQGIVKKAIVEKLKETYHTDWFAEDGPRYVIEVILLNDRALITLDTTGPGLHKRGYRKLVTEAPLKETMASALIQLSRWSPDRPFYDPCCGSGTLLVEAAMQAWNIAPGLRRTFNSEDWPVIGRELWNQARDEAMDLTRDDIPFEIAGSDIDPSAIQVAEAAVKAAGFAKDISLKVLPASKVRLEGQYGVMITNPPYGERLSEQAEVEKLIRTLARTAAEMKTWSFFAISSTKQFEHYWGRKADKRRKLFNGRIECQYYQYLGPLPPRRKDTSPLQS